One genomic segment of Thermodesulfobacterium sp. TA1 includes these proteins:
- a CDS encoding heavy metal translocating P-type ATPase: MGKVFELPIVGMTCAACVKRVTDLLLKIPGVKKVSVNLITEKAVLEVEEQSSLDLKVIRKTLQKGGYDLGVQRVAFKIEKLSLGDPIAIEKEVLKVFGIIKASANLATEELVLDYVPTLVDQEDIKKILSRLGYDQAVILQEEVEFYEEVFRKKEQQELKKRFLISAVLTGFILLDMLTHIFWHLEKREIFNYVLFILTTPVVFYGGGSFFKAAFKGLTHLSFNMNTLIALGTGAAYGYSFLATFFPNIFLAYGQQPQVYYETAAVIITLILFGRLLEAKAKHKTTEAIKKLASLQPSKARVIKEGFEIEVPIKEVKVGDILLVKPGERIPLDGNIIEGIGLVDQSVITGESLPVEKKTGDKVIGGTLNLTGSFKLRVTEIGKDTVLAHIIRLVKEAQATKPSIQRLADRIASVFVPLVIGISLFTFIVWFFLGYGLTFSLMNAISVLVVACPCALGLATPTAIAVATGKAAEENILIKNPESLEYTNRLNYVVFDKTGTLTYGQPVVSKIKVISNCSEKEAIKLAASAEKNSEHPLGKALLNYAKQIGVDILDPEEFYYLPGKGVVAQLEGKEILVGNKRLIEEAGVSLEGLDSLLEKENQEKGSYILVAVDGRLCCVVWFVDQIKPEAFEVLQALRSKGIKVGMLTGDVWDTAKEVAHKLQIDEFWAEVLPQEKALKIEELKEKGKVVAMVGDGVNDAPALAKAHLGVAIGSGTEVASATADIILVKDDLRDFLKALNLASITYKKIKQNFFWAFFYNLILIPVAAGVLYPFFGILLKPVFASASMAFSSLFVLINSLRLKKINL; this comes from the coding sequence TTGGGTAAAGTTTTTGAACTACCTATCGTTGGGATGACTTGTGCAGCTTGCGTTAAAAGAGTAACAGACCTTCTTCTTAAAATTCCGGGGGTAAAAAAGGTAAGCGTAAACCTAATCACTGAAAAAGCAGTTTTAGAGGTTGAGGAACAGTCCAGCCTTGATTTAAAAGTCATAAGAAAAACCCTGCAAAAAGGAGGTTATGACTTAGGGGTTCAACGGGTGGCATTTAAGATAGAAAAATTATCTTTAGGAGACCCTATAGCAATCGAAAAAGAAGTTTTAAAAGTTTTTGGAATAATAAAAGCCTCAGCCAATTTAGCCACAGAAGAACTGGTTTTAGATTATGTACCTACCTTGGTCGATCAAGAAGACATAAAAAAAATCCTCTCAAGGTTGGGTTACGATCAAGCGGTTATTTTACAAGAAGAAGTGGAATTTTATGAAGAAGTTTTTAGAAAGAAGGAACAACAAGAATTAAAAAAACGCTTTTTGATAAGTGCAGTTTTAACCGGTTTTATCCTTTTAGATATGCTAACCCATATCTTTTGGCATCTGGAGAAAAGAGAAATTTTTAATTATGTTCTTTTTATTTTAACCACCCCGGTGGTCTTTTATGGAGGAGGTAGTTTTTTTAAAGCAGCGTTCAAGGGGTTGACCCACCTTTCTTTTAACATGAATACCTTAATAGCCCTTGGTACAGGCGCAGCCTATGGCTATAGTTTTTTAGCTACCTTTTTTCCTAACATCTTTTTGGCCTATGGTCAGCAACCACAGGTTTATTATGAGACAGCAGCGGTAATCATTACACTTATTCTTTTTGGACGTCTACTTGAAGCTAAGGCCAAGCATAAAACCACAGAGGCCATCAAAAAACTTGCTTCTCTTCAACCTTCTAAAGCTAGAGTTATTAAAGAGGGTTTTGAAATAGAGGTTCCTATAAAAGAAGTTAAAGTAGGTGATATACTTTTGGTTAAACCAGGAGAGAGGATTCCATTAGATGGAAACATCATAGAAGGCATAGGATTGGTAGACCAGTCAGTTATTACTGGAGAAAGCTTACCTGTGGAAAAAAAAACTGGAGATAAGGTTATAGGAGGGACGTTAAACCTCACCGGAAGTTTTAAGCTTAGGGTTACAGAAATAGGAAAAGATACCGTTTTAGCCCATATTATAAGGTTAGTAAAGGAAGCCCAGGCAACTAAACCTTCTATTCAAAGACTCGCGGACAGGATAGCCTCGGTGTTTGTACCACTGGTTATAGGAATTTCTTTGTTTACCTTTATCGTTTGGTTTTTTTTAGGGTATGGTCTAACCTTTAGCTTGATGAACGCTATTTCGGTTTTAGTGGTAGCCTGTCCTTGTGCTTTAGGGCTTGCTACTCCAACAGCCATTGCTGTGGCTACAGGAAAAGCTGCAGAAGAAAACATTCTTATCAAAAATCCTGAGTCCTTAGAATATACTAACCGCTTAAACTATGTAGTGTTTGATAAAACAGGGACCCTTACTTACGGTCAACCAGTGGTTAGTAAGATTAAAGTGATTTCAAATTGCTCAGAAAAAGAGGCTATAAAATTGGCTGCCTCTGCAGAAAAAAACTCAGAACACCCTTTAGGTAAGGCTTTATTAAACTATGCTAAACAAATAGGTGTAGATATTTTAGACCCAGAGGAATTTTACTATCTCCCTGGGAAAGGGGTTGTAGCTCAATTAGAGGGAAAAGAAATTTTAGTAGGTAATAAACGCCTTATAGAAGAGGCAGGGGTCTCCTTAGAAGGATTAGATAGTCTTTTAGAAAAAGAAAACCAGGAAAAGGGATCTTATATTTTGGTAGCTGTAGACGGAAGGTTGTGTTGCGTAGTGTGGTTTGTGGACCAAATTAAACCAGAGGCATTTGAGGTATTGCAAGCCCTTAGATCCAAAGGTATTAAAGTAGGTATGCTTACCGGAGATGTTTGGGACACTGCTAAGGAAGTGGCTCACAAACTACAAATTGATGAATTTTGGGCTGAGGTTTTGCCTCAAGAAAAGGCCCTCAAAATAGAAGAATTAAAGGAAAAAGGAAAGGTGGTAGCTATGGTAGGAGATGGAGTAAATGATGCCCCAGCCTTAGCTAAAGCTCATCTTGGTGTGGCTATAGGGTCTGGGACTGAGGTTGCTTCAGCTACTGCAGACATAATTTTAGTAAAAGACGACCTAAGAGACTTCTTAAAAGCTCTAAATTTAGCGTCAATAACCTACAAAAAGATAAAACAGAACTTTTTCTGGGCGTTTTTCTATAACCTTATTCTTATCCCAGTAGCTGCGGGAGTACTTTACCCTTTCTTTGGAATCCTGTTAAAACCCGTCTTTGCCTCAGCTTCGATGGCCTTTAGCTCACTTTTTGTGCTTATTAATTCGTTACGGCTAAAAAAGATAAACCTATAA
- a CDS encoding heavy-metal-associated domain-containing protein produces the protein MKVYTLKVEGMTCPHCEMIIEKELKTLFPELILVKADRNKKEVTLKVLQELDLNKVSKAIEKLGYKITETE, from the coding sequence ATGAAAGTTTACACCTTAAAAGTAGAAGGTATGACCTGCCCTCATTGTGAAATGATTATCGAAAAAGAACTAAAAACCCTTTTTCCTGAACTTATTTTGGTTAAAGCAGACAGAAATAAAAAAGAGGTCACCTTAAAGGTCCTTCAAGAATTAGACCTTAATAAAGTTTCTAAAGCAATAGAAAAACTTGGTTATAAAATAACAGAAACAGAATGA
- a CDS encoding DUF2934 domain-containing protein — protein MDKKALEDEIRMVAYELYVKSGCIPGRDLDNWLEAERIVLAKYGLIQNQPSQETSPGLAPEEKPKSKGKCKKKAEEGTGVKRKGRCKKKE, from the coding sequence ATGGATAAAAAGGCCTTAGAAGATGAAATCAGGATGGTAGCTTATGAGCTTTACGTAAAAAGTGGTTGTATACCAGGTAGGGATTTAGACAACTGGTTAGAGGCTGAAAGGATCGTTTTGGCTAAATATGGACTAATCCAAAACCAACCTTCTCAAGAAACAAGCCCTGGTTTAGCCCCTGAAGAAAAACCTAAATCCAAAGGGAAGTGTAAAAAGAAAGCAGAAGAAGGCACCGGGGTTAAAAGAAAAGGGCGTTGCAAGAAAAAGGAATAA
- a CDS encoding transposase: MGEERYLDFGYLGLKGRGLAKEIKRRIKVIEVFPDEGSVERLLYLILKELNERLNSRKLRGFNEIELGNYHAFPGKIFTQ, encoded by the coding sequence ATGGGAGAAGAGAGATACTTGGATTTTGGATATTTGGGTCTGAAGGGAAGGGGGTTAGCGAAAGAGATAAAAAGGAGGATAAAGGTAATAGAAGTATTTCCGGATGAAGGCTCTGTTGAGAGGTTGTTATATTTAATCTTGAAAGAACTGAATGAGAGGTTAAACTCAAGGAAGTTAAGAGGGTTTAATGAAATTGAATTGGGGAACTACCATGCCTTTCCCGGAAAAATTTTTACACAATAA
- a CDS encoding helicase-related protein: MIKEGAIIEGPFWPEPLEVKKIEKLDEGYHIIGSTIQSRKYIDDFIPWEDFSKIKTKAFVLNFSGKGSEAFLTLEALRFRYASLFDPLLAVNISKVDPLPFQIEAVYGYILKLPHIRFLIADDPGAGKTIMAGLIIKELKLRGLAKRILIVVPGHLKDQWLREMQERFQETFVVFDRHSLRSLYGENFLLKENQVITSMDFAKQEEILPLFQTVNWDLTIVDEAHKMAAYKYGEGTKKTERYKLGEVLSKTSVYLLFLTATPHKGDPENFRLLLDLLKPGFFATSEMVEKSINNKDNPLFIRRLKEDLRDFEGKPLFTNRYPKTIKFRLSDEEKNLYNELSRYVIEQYNKALTLDKKRNVAFALLILQRRMASSTYALLRSLERRKNRLEELLSEPDLNERMPILKDIEEIEDYQEQERWEEEKKWETLSLARNKKELKEEIETIKSLIEKAKKILEEENEVKLNELKKAIEEGFKEIRKIGGNEKILIFTESRDTLEYLVEKVKSWGYSVNYIHGGMSLPERVNAEKVFRDKTQIMVATEAAGEGINLQFCHLMINYDIPWNPNRLEQRIGRIHRYGQQKDVYIFNLVAVDTREGEVLAKLFEKLEEIRNKLGSDRVFDVIGDVFFGKNLYQLILEAVSQARTLDEIIQELDIKVDEEYIKRVKEALGESLATKFIDYTRIRELSEKAKENRLIPEYVEEFFKKAFQRAGGRYHIRKDGFISIESIPFELKRIAEKLNLSLSTYPKATFDKEKAFKNPDAEFISFGHPLLEALIEWVNKNFFNKLQKGAIFEDPEGRYNGIIWFFEGEVKDGKGEIAGKRIFAIYDDGKDFREINPAILWDLIPVDEENTSLSVDGIEQRKEEAKKFSLKLIQLYQKEVGNERERQAEIKRKYGIKSLEYFIRKLDEELVELFERGEKGEKVDLVIRNKEERKTYYMQALEELKKEIEQEKSLSISMPRFIGAVLVRPKIVDEMISDEEIERIGMEIAMEYERNQGREPEDVSRENLGFDIRSKGKDEIRYIEVKARKDEGDVALTVNEWLKAKRFKENYWLYVVCNAISNPTLYIINNPAENLKTKEKVEVVRFIVPLEEWKKKGERV, translated from the coding sequence ATGATTAAAGAAGGAGCAATAATTGAAGGTCCTTTTTGGCCAGAACCATTAGAAGTTAAAAAAATTGAGAAACTTGATGAAGGTTATCACATCATAGGTTCAACAATTCAATCACGAAAATATATTGATGATTTCATTCCTTGGGAGGATTTTTCAAAAATAAAAACAAAAGCTTTTGTTCTAAATTTTTCTGGTAAAGGTTCTGAAGCCTTTTTAACTCTTGAGGCTCTTCGTTTCCGTTATGCTTCTCTTTTTGACCCTCTTCTTGCTGTAAATATTTCTAAAGTAGACCCCTTACCTTTCCAAATTGAAGCTGTTTACGGTTATATTCTTAAGCTTCCTCACATAAGATTTTTAATTGCTGATGATCCTGGTGCTGGTAAAACAATTATGGCTGGGCTTATTATTAAAGAGCTCAAATTGAGAGGACTTGCCAAACGCATCTTGATAGTTGTTCCAGGTCATTTAAAAGACCAATGGCTTAGAGAAATGCAAGAACGTTTTCAAGAAACTTTTGTGGTTTTTGATAGACATTCTTTAAGGTCTCTTTATGGAGAAAATTTTCTACTTAAAGAAAACCAAGTTATAACTTCTATGGATTTTGCTAAACAAGAAGAAATTTTACCTTTATTTCAAACTGTTAATTGGGATCTTACTATAGTTGATGAAGCTCATAAAATGGCTGCATATAAATATGGAGAAGGAACTAAAAAGACCGAAAGGTATAAATTAGGAGAAGTATTATCAAAAACTTCAGTTTATTTACTTTTTCTTACTGCTACTCCTCATAAAGGAGATCCGGAAAACTTTAGACTACTCCTTGACTTATTAAAACCTGGATTTTTTGCTACATCAGAAATGGTAGAAAAATCTATCAATAATAAAGATAATCCACTTTTTATAAGGAGGCTTAAAGAAGATCTAAGAGATTTTGAAGGGAAACCCTTATTTACAAATCGTTATCCCAAAACCATTAAATTTAGGCTTTCTGATGAAGAAAAAAATCTTTACAATGAACTCTCAAGGTATGTTATTGAACAGTATAATAAAGCTTTAACTCTTGATAAAAAGAGAAATGTAGCTTTTGCCCTTTTAATTTTACAAAGAAGAATGGCTTCAAGCACTTATGCCCTTCTTAGATCCCTTGAAAGAAGAAAAAATAGACTTGAGGAACTACTTTCAGAACCAGATTTAAATGAGAGGATGCCTATCCTAAAAGATATAGAAGAAATTGAAGATTATCAAGAACAAGAAAGATGGGAAGAAGAAAAAAAATGGGAAACTTTAAGCTTAGCAAGAAATAAGAAAGAATTAAAAGAAGAAATAGAAACTATTAAAAGCTTGATTGAGAAAGCTAAGAAAATATTGGAAGAAGAAAATGAAGTTAAGCTTAATGAGCTAAAAAAGGCTATAGAAGAAGGATTTAAAGAAATAAGAAAAATAGGAGGAAATGAGAAAATTTTAATTTTTACAGAGTCAAGAGATACCTTAGAATATTTGGTAGAAAAAGTTAAATCCTGGGGTTATTCAGTTAACTATATACATGGTGGTATGAGCCTTCCTGAAAGGGTAAACGCAGAAAAAGTTTTTAGAGATAAAACTCAAATTATGGTTGCAACTGAAGCTGCAGGAGAAGGTATCAATTTACAGTTTTGTCACCTTATGATAAACTACGATATACCTTGGAATCCAAATAGACTTGAGCAAAGAATAGGAAGAATCCATAGATATGGACAGCAAAAGGATGTTTACATATTTAATCTTGTTGCAGTAGATACAAGAGAAGGTGAAGTATTAGCAAAACTTTTTGAAAAACTTGAGGAAATTAGAAACAAGCTTGGTAGTGACAGAGTTTTTGATGTTATCGGTGATGTATTCTTTGGAAAAAATCTTTATCAACTTATCTTAGAAGCTGTCTCTCAGGCACGGACATTAGATGAAATAATTCAAGAATTGGATATTAAGGTGGATGAAGAATATATCAAAAGAGTTAAAGAAGCCTTGGGTGAAAGCCTTGCTACAAAGTTTATAGACTATACAAGAATAAGAGAACTTTCTGAAAAGGCAAAAGAGAATAGACTTATTCCAGAATATGTAGAGGAATTTTTTAAAAAGGCTTTCCAAAGAGCAGGGGGAAGGTATCACATAAGAAAAGATGGTTTTATCAGTATTGAATCAATTCCATTTGAATTAAAAAGAATAGCAGAGAAGTTGAATTTAAGTCTTTCAACCTATCCTAAAGCAACCTTTGATAAAGAAAAGGCTTTTAAAAATCCAGATGCAGAGTTTATATCCTTTGGACATCCCTTGCTTGAAGCCTTGATAGAATGGGTTAATAAAAACTTCTTTAATAAACTACAAAAGGGAGCTATTTTTGAAGACCCAGAAGGAAGATATAATGGTATTATATGGTTTTTCGAAGGTGAAGTAAAAGATGGAAAAGGTGAAATAGCAGGTAAAAGAATTTTTGCTATATATGATGACGGAAAAGATTTTAGAGAAATAAACCCAGCTATTTTATGGGATTTAATTCCGGTTGACGAAGAAAATACTTCTTTATCTGTTGATGGCATTGAACAAAGAAAAGAGGAAGCCAAGAAGTTTTCACTTAAATTAATACAACTTTACCAAAAAGAAGTAGGAAATGAAAGGGAAAGACAAGCAGAAATAAAACGTAAATATGGCATTAAGTCTTTAGAATATTTCATAAGAAAATTGGACGAAGAACTTGTAGAACTCTTTGAAAGAGGTGAAAAGGGTGAGAAAGTGGATTTAGTTATAAGAAATAAAGAAGAAAGGAAAACTTATTATATGCAAGCTTTAGAAGAATTAAAAAAAGAAATAGAACAAGAAAAATCTCTATCCATTTCAATGCCGAGGTTTATTGGGGCAGTTTTAGTAAGACCTAAGATTGTTGACGAGATGATAAGCGATGAGGAGATAGAAAGGATTGGTATGGAGATTGCTATGGAATATGAGAGAAATCAGGGAAGAGAACCTGAAGATGTTTCAAGGGAGAATCTCGGTTTTGATATAAGGTCAAAAGGAAAGGATGAAATAAGGTATATAGAGGTTAAAGCAAGAAAAGATGAAGGTGATGTTGCTTTGACAGTTAACGAATGGTTAAAGGCAAAGAGATTTAAAGAAAATTATTGGCTGTATGTAGTTTGTAATGCAATTTCAAACCCTACACTTTACATAATAAACAACCCTGCAGAAAATTTAAAAACTAAAGAAAAAGTGGAAGTAGTTAGATTTATAGTCCCATTAGAAGAATGGAAGAAAAAGGGAGAAAGGGTATGA
- a CDS encoding DUF1156 domain-containing protein, translating to MSEKKSFIEVCFPIKEVSEESAREKNIRHGHISTLHIWWARRPLASSRATAYASLIPVPESASEIQRKKEFIIQLSKWENSLNEKLIKQAREDILKANGGRPLKVLDPFAGGGSIPLECLRLGMETHAVEYNPVAVLILKCTLEYPQKYGRLRKNRENEGLFKAEKEESSLIADVKRWGEWVLKLAKEEIGKFYPPDEDGSIPVGYIWARTISCQNPSCGAEIPLMRQFWLAKKENKKISLFPYVFDNRVEFAIIQHDGKAWKIIESSIPNFKPNIPYDFKLEKGTVARAIAECPVCGSIVDDNKVRKLFQEGKAGQRMVAVVLHHPHRPGKTYRLATQRDLKAFKEAERYLEEKRAKLMDEWGIDPVPDEPITRVPVTFGVINVWVYGMLKWGDLFNSRQKLALITFTEKVRLAYNKMIEEGYDKEYAKAVVSYLAITVSRMADFETSMAAWHPQWEFSTHIFTRQALPMNWDYSELNPFSPILTGTWKSMSGQIQEVLSHLTQIPPVEV from the coding sequence ATGAGCGAGAAAAAGAGTTTTATAGAAGTTTGTTTTCCAATAAAAGAGGTTAGCGAAGAATCTGCAAGAGAGAAAAACATAAGGCATGGACATATTTCAACCCTTCATATTTGGTGGGCAAGGCGTCCTCTTGCCTCATCAAGGGCAACCGCTTATGCCTCTCTAATTCCAGTTCCTGAAAGTGCTTCCGAAATTCAAAGAAAAAAGGAATTTATAATTCAACTTTCTAAGTGGGAAAATTCTTTAAACGAAAAACTTATCAAACAGGCAAGAGAAGACATTTTAAAAGCAAATGGTGGAAGACCTTTAAAAGTTTTAGACCCTTTTGCTGGCGGTGGTTCAATTCCTTTAGAGTGTTTAAGGCTTGGAATGGAAACACATGCCGTGGAATACAATCCAGTTGCAGTTCTAATTTTAAAGTGCACACTTGAGTATCCGCAGAAATATGGAAGACTAAGAAAAAACAGAGAAAATGAAGGATTGTTTAAAGCCGAAAAAGAAGAAAGTTCACTAATTGCAGATGTTAAAAGGTGGGGAGAATGGGTTTTAAAACTAGCAAAGGAGGAGATAGGAAAATTCTATCCACCTGATGAGGATGGCTCAATTCCTGTTGGTTACATATGGGCAAGGACAATTTCTTGTCAAAATCCATCATGTGGGGCTGAAATTCCACTTATGCGCCAGTTTTGGCTTGCAAAGAAAGAAAACAAGAAAATCTCTCTATTTCCTTATGTATTTGATAATAGAGTTGAATTTGCTATTATCCAACACGATGGAAAAGCCTGGAAGATTATTGAATCATCAATTCCTAATTTTAAACCAAACATCCCTTATGATTTTAAGCTAGAGAAAGGAACGGTTGCCCGAGCAATTGCAGAGTGTCCGGTTTGCGGTAGCATAGTTGATGACAACAAGGTAAGAAAGCTTTTTCAGGAAGGAAAGGCAGGGCAGAGAATGGTTGCTGTGGTCTTACACCATCCCCATAGACCAGGAAAAACTTACAGATTAGCAACTCAAAGAGACTTAAAAGCTTTCAAAGAAGCAGAAAGATACCTTGAAGAGAAAAGAGCAAAACTTATGGATGAATGGGGAATTGACCCTGTGCCGGATGAACCAATAACCCGTGTACCGGTAACTTTTGGCGTTATTAATGTGTGGGTTTATGGAATGCTAAAATGGGGCGACCTTTTCAATTCACGCCAAAAACTTGCGCTTATTACTTTCACAGAAAAGGTTCGTCTTGCTTATAATAAGATGATTGAAGAAGGATACGATAAGGAGTATGCAAAGGCGGTGGTGAGTTATTTGGCTATTACAGTTTCAAGAATGGCAGATTTTGAAACTTCTATGGCAGCCTGGCATCCTCAGTGGGAGTTTTCTACACATATATTTACAAGACAAGCCCTACCTATGAATTGGGATTACTCTGAACTTAATCCTTTTTCTCCAATTTTGACAGGAACCTGGAAAAGTATGTCCGGACAAATACAAGAAGTTCTCTCCCATCTTACCCAAATCCCACCGGTTGAGGTTTAA
- a CDS encoding nucleotidyltransferase domain-containing protein, whose amino-acid sequence MDKKTAIFNSLIEKLKEFPDVLAIILFGSYATGKMKGISDVDIAVILERQSKDLEADIGSMYSPVFDVVLFHRLPLHIQFEVLKTGKVLFCKDERKLFEIRFKVLHEYLEMSNTYERIKRMVLK is encoded by the coding sequence ATGGATAAGAAAACTGCAATTTTTAATTCTTTGATAGAAAAGCTCAAAGAATTCCCAGATGTTCTGGCTATCATTCTTTTTGGCTCATATGCAACTGGAAAGATGAAAGGGATTTCAGATGTCGATATTGCGGTAATTCTTGAAAGACAAAGCAAAGATTTAGAAGCTGATATAGGAAGTATGTATTCACCAGTCTTTGATGTTGTGCTTTTTCATCGCCTACCTTTACACATTCAGTTTGAAGTTTTAAAAACTGGAAAAGTGCTTTTTTGTAAAGACGAAAGAAAATTATTTGAGATAAGATTTAAAGTTCTTCATGAATATCTTGAAATGTCTAATACATACGAAAGAATTAAGAGAATGGTTTTAAAATGA
- a CDS encoding DUF1156 domain-containing protein, with translation MKKLNLPMIFQASATELPYPDNYFDAVFTDPPYYDNVPYSYLSDFFYVWLKRSIGDLYPELFSTPLTPKSKEIVAYSHSEGGFEAGKRYFEEMLGKAFQEIYRVLKPNGIAVIVYTHKSTGGWETLINSLLDSGLVPIASWPIDTEMRSRLRAQDSAALASSIYIVCRKMERKDVGWFSEVKDEIRRYLNEKLDKLWLEGISGADFFIAGIGSAIEVFGKYEKVMDYEGNVIRAEKLLEFVREVVTDYAVRQILHNGIAGELSPLTRFYLLWRWTFGEAKVEFDEARKLAQSIGVNLEREWNKGFIKKDKNYIKVLGPQERRIEEIESLREKDLIDVLHYVLLLWGQGKREEMKKVLSESGWGNKEVFYRVAQAISETLPLDSKEKRFLDGFLSGKDKLIIEINNFQEKQGRLF, from the coding sequence ATGAAAAAGCTTAATCTTCCAATGATTTTTCAAGCATCTGCTACTGAACTTCCTTATCCTGATAACTACTTTGATGCAGTTTTTACCGACCCACCTTATTATGATAATGTGCCTTACTCTTATCTTTCTGACTTTTTCTACGTTTGGTTAAAGAGAAGCATTGGAGACTTATATCCAGAGCTATTTTCTACACCTTTAACTCCTAAGTCAAAAGAAATAGTTGCTTATTCTCACAGTGAGGGTGGTTTTGAGGCAGGAAAGAGGTATTTTGAGGAAATGCTTGGAAAAGCTTTCCAAGAAATTTATAGAGTTTTAAAACCAAATGGCATAGCAGTAATTGTTTATACCCACAAGTCCACCGGTGGCTGGGAAACCCTTATAAATTCCCTTTTAGATTCGGGTTTAGTTCCTATAGCAAGCTGGCCTATTGATACAGAGATGAGATCAAGATTAAGGGCTCAAGATTCTGCTGCCCTTGCCTCATCAATTTACATTGTCTGCAGAAAAATGGAAAGAAAAGATGTAGGTTGGTTTAGTGAAGTAAAGGATGAGATTAGGAGGTATCTCAATGAAAAGCTTGATAAGCTTTGGCTTGAGGGTATTTCTGGGGCAGACTTCTTTATTGCTGGTATTGGGTCTGCAATTGAGGTCTTTGGAAAATACGAAAAGGTTATGGATTATGAGGGAAATGTTATAAGAGCTGAAAAGCTACTTGAATTTGTGCGGGAAGTGGTTACTGACTATGCAGTTCGGCAGATCTTACACAACGGCATCGCAGGTGAGCTCTCCCCGCTTACAAGATTTTATCTGCTTTGGAGATGGACATTTGGAGAAGCAAAAGTAGAATTCGATGAAGCAAGAAAGCTTGCACAAAGCATAGGTGTTAACTTAGAAAGAGAATGGAATAAGGGTTTTATTAAAAAAGATAAAAATTATATAAAAGTTTTGGGACCTCAGGAAAGAAGGATAGAAGAAATTGAAAGTTTAAGAGAAAAGGACTTGATTGATGTGCTTCATTATGTACTTTTACTATGGGGTCAAGGTAAAAGGGAAGAGATGAAAAAAGTTTTAAGTGAAAGTGGCTGGGGTAATAAAGAAGTTTTTTATAGAGTTGCTCAAGCCATATCCGAAACTCTTCCTTTAGACAGCAAAGAGAAGAGATTTCTTGATGGATTTTTATCTGGAAAAGATAAACTTATAATAGAAATAAACAACTTTCAAGAAAAACAAGGGAGGTTGTTTTAA